A genomic segment from Tuwongella immobilis encodes:
- a CDS encoding M48 family metalloprotease, with translation MSAAAPNSAPDSQPDPLHDPELAAREWDRRQSLASGMLALPNLFLRSAFTMTLLYALVGAVLILLVEFEVTTPNIAVGIGVLFVLLQYAIGPWLMDLSLSWLYSMEWIEPRQLPDHLRELIERLCERDGITFPMFGLIRDGAPQAFTYGRMPGDARIVLSTGLIELLEPDELDAVIAHEFGHLRNWDMALMTLANLVPLLLYYVYRTATQIGRAGEGRTKGPAMAIGITAGLLYVVSEYLVLWFSRTREYAADRFAGQATGNPNALARSLVKIGYGLAAGVGRSEADAKNKSPAATGAMGALNIFDHRSSLNLALNAAPDSRARITSASNDPSDNLNSNSFNDATPPPLPPHDGSPATLDPGRVQSAMQWDLWNPWAKFYELNSTHPLVANRLAYLSDQAAVLGQEPQFTFTRKKPESYWDDFLVDLLVMIAPILGAILGVGIALAAPMFGATSAAWWSLPVIFAGLGSLLKTHFKYAGNLHPHLTVAALLGHIKVSPVRPVTATVTGEVIGKGVPGLIYCEDFVMRDQTGILLLDYQQPLGLWNFLFGLLKANDYQGKTVRVEGWFRRAPIPYFEIYRIETLDGSMPTRTCYTYLAARLVGWLMLFGGLFLAIRLGLGQ, from the coding sequence ATGAGCGCCGCCGCCCCCAATTCCGCGCCCGACTCGCAACCCGATCCGCTGCACGATCCCGAATTGGCCGCCCGCGAATGGGACCGCCGCCAATCGCTGGCATCGGGCATGCTCGCGTTGCCCAATCTGTTCCTGCGATCCGCGTTTACCATGACGTTGTTATACGCCCTCGTCGGTGCCGTGCTCATTCTGCTCGTCGAATTCGAAGTCACCACCCCCAACATTGCCGTCGGCATCGGCGTCCTCTTTGTGCTGCTGCAATACGCCATCGGCCCCTGGCTGATGGACCTCAGCCTGTCGTGGCTGTATTCCATGGAATGGATCGAACCGCGCCAACTTCCCGATCATTTACGGGAACTCATCGAACGACTCTGCGAACGCGACGGCATCACCTTCCCCATGTTCGGGCTGATCCGCGATGGTGCCCCGCAAGCCTTCACCTACGGTCGCATGCCCGGCGATGCTCGAATCGTCCTCAGCACGGGCCTGATTGAATTGCTCGAACCCGACGAGTTGGACGCCGTCATCGCCCACGAATTTGGCCACCTGCGCAATTGGGATATGGCGCTGATGACGCTGGCGAATCTGGTGCCGTTGCTGCTGTATTATGTCTATCGCACCGCCACGCAAATCGGCCGCGCGGGTGAAGGCCGCACCAAAGGGCCGGCCATGGCCATCGGCATCACCGCCGGATTGCTCTATGTGGTGTCGGAATATCTGGTGCTGTGGTTCAGCCGCACCCGCGAATATGCCGCCGATCGCTTTGCCGGGCAAGCCACCGGCAACCCCAACGCCTTGGCCCGCTCCCTGGTCAAAATCGGCTACGGACTCGCCGCCGGGGTCGGACGCTCCGAAGCCGATGCCAAGAACAAATCTCCCGCCGCGACGGGTGCCATGGGGGCACTGAATATCTTCGATCATCGCAGTTCGTTGAATCTCGCGCTCAACGCAGCTCCCGACTCCCGCGCCCGCATCACATCCGCGTCCAATGATCCGAGCGACAATCTGAATTCGAATTCGTTCAATGATGCAACCCCGCCGCCGCTCCCGCCACATGATGGCAGCCCGGCCACGCTCGATCCTGGTCGCGTGCAGTCCGCCATGCAATGGGATCTCTGGAATCCCTGGGCGAAATTCTACGAATTGAATTCGACGCATCCCCTGGTTGCCAATCGACTTGCGTATCTGAGCGATCAGGCCGCCGTGCTGGGCCAAGAACCGCAATTCACCTTCACCCGCAAGAAGCCCGAATCATATTGGGACGACTTCCTGGTTGATCTGCTGGTGATGATCGCCCCGATTTTGGGCGCGATTCTGGGTGTCGGCATCGCCCTGGCCGCACCGATGTTCGGGGCCACCTCGGCGGCTTGGTGGTCGCTGCCGGTCATCTTCGCCGGGCTGGGATCGCTGCTGAAAACGCACTTCAAATACGCTGGCAATCTGCACCCACACCTGACCGTTGCCGCTCTGTTGGGGCATATCAAGGTCTCGCCCGTCCGCCCCGTCACCGCCACCGTCACCGGCGAAGTCATCGGCAAAGGCGTGCCCGGCCTGATTTACTGCGAAGATTTCGTGATGCGCGATCAAACCGGCATCCTGCTGTTGGATTATCAACAGCCGCTGGGCCTCTGGAACTTCCTCTTCGGCCTGCTGAAGGCGAACGACTACCAGGGCAAAACCGTGCGCGTGGAAGGCTGGTTCCGCCGCGCTCCGATCCCGTATTTCGAGATTTACCGCATCGAAACGCTGGACGGCAGCATGCCCACCCGCACCTGCTACACCTACTTGGCCGCTCGACTCGTCGGCTGGCTAATGCTCTTTGGCGGCCTGTTCCTCGCCATCCGCCTCGGCCTGGGCCAATAA